Part of the Salinimonas lutimaris genome, TTCAATGGCGAGTGATGTATACCGCTACCTGAACTTCGACAAGATGGAAAGCTTCAAAAAGGCAGAAGAAGACGCGAAGGCGAAGATTATCCCTACGCTGAATATTGCCTGAGTTTAGCCAAATAAAGATATCAAGCCGGGCACCGTAAGGGCCCGGCTTTTTTTATGCCCTCAGCCAACTGGATCATTGTTTTAAGCAGTTGTAGACTGCCAGACGCCTATTCTGATAAAACAGGACAGGTAACCAACATCCTCTCGGTATGATTAAGGAACATTATGAAATCGTTTAGCGTGCTTACCGCGACCTTTGCGGTGTCTTTGCTGGCTTTGTCAGCCTGGTCCTGCGCACAGGCACCGCATCAGACACTTACGTTTGACGAGGCGACCATTGAAATGGGCGGTAAAGCATATCAGCTTGAATATGCCAATACGCAGGAGCAGCGGGCCATGGGTCTGATGTTCAGAGAGCAGATGTGTGCCGACTGCGGTATGTTATTTAAGTTTGAGCCCGCTAAACAAGCCAGCATGTGGATGAAAAATACTTTTATACCGTTGGACGTGGCATTTATCGACAGAAACGGCGTGATTACTGATATAAAACCACTCAACCCGCAGGAATTGAAATCTGTCGGGGCATCGAAAGTGGTGACGTATGCGCTGGAAATGAACCGGGGTTGGTTTGCTGAACATGACATTCATGTTGGCGACCAGATTATTGTCAATCCATAGCTGAATAAAGCCAGCGAATACGGAGAACATCGTGACCAAAGCGTTAACTATCGCCAAATTTGGTGGTACCAGTGTTGCAACCTATGAAGCAATGCAAAACTGCGCCCGCATAGTGGTGGGCAATGAAGCAACCCGAATAGTAGTGGTCAGTGCCTCTGCCGGCGTGACCAATCATCTTGTGAGCCTGGCGCATACGCCAATGACACAGGAACAGATCGGCGATGTGTGCGAGGCTATCAAAGCCATTGAATACGCCATTTTAGAAAAATTACAGGACAAAACCGCTGTAGAAGCCAAATTGAACGACCTGCTGGCAGAGATTCGTGAGCTGGCGTATCACGAAGAAATTCTGCACCGCGACGATCTGAAAGATCAGCTGTTGTCGATGGGTGAACGCATGTCTTCACTAATGTTCAGTCAGGTCGTAGCAGAAGCAGGCCAGTCGGCGATTAACTTTGACGTACGTAAAGTGCTTCGAACCGACAGCGAGTTTGGCTGCGCGGCGCCACAGCTGGAAACCATCAGCGAACTGGCAGAGCAATTACTGCGTCCTGAACTGGCGGCCAATATTGTAGTGACTCAAGGCTTTGTGGGAGCTGATGATCAGGGACGTACCACTACGCTGGGGCGTGGCGGGTCAGACTTTACCGCTGCCTTGCTGGCCGAGGCACTGCGTGCACAGGTTTGTGAAATCTGGACGGATGTGGCCGGAGTATATACCACCGACCCGCGTATTGCCGACAAAGCCCATCCACTGCCTGAGCTGAGCTTTGAAGAAGCCGCAGAAATGGCGACCTTTGGCGCTAAGGTATTGCACCCGGCGACCATGGAGCCGGCACTGCGCCAGAATGTGAAGGTGTTTGTAGGCTCCAGTAAAGAGCCGGAAAAAGGCGGCACCTGGATCATGAAAGACTGTGAAAATGAGCCGCCGTACCGGGCCATTACACGGCGTAAAGAGCAGGTCATGGTCACGGTAAAAACACCCAAAATGCTTTATGCCCAGGGCTTTCTGCAAAAGGTGTTTTCCATTATTGCCAAACATAAGCTCAGTGTAGACCTGGTAACCACGTCTGAAATCTCGGTGTCTTTCACACTGGATAATCCGGCAAATTCTGTGGCTTCACGCTTAAACCGTGAAACCATTGCAGAGCTGGAAACGATCTGTGACGTGAAAGTGGAAAAAGGCTTTGATCTGGTGACCGTAGTGGGTAACCACATGCAAACCGCCAAAGGGGTATCCAGCAAGATTTTTGCGGCGGTATCAGACTACAACCTGCGTATGATTTGCTTTGGTGCCAACCCGCACAATATGTCACTTCTGGTTAACGAAGATAACAGTGCCGAGATAGTGCAAAAGCTCCACCATACACTGTTTGAATAACACCCCGTATCGATTCTCCCGCCACCGCGGGGGAATCTAAATATGCTATTTTTAGCAACAGGCCATCTATGTATTAAGCGCGTTGAAAAGCACTTTGACTTCTTTACTAGAAAACTCGTTGTTCTCTCCCAAGTGACTTGAGTATATGTTGGGTAGAACCGGAAGACTCTTCGATTTACATAAGATTGGAGTCAACGTTTAAAAGCCAGAATAGAACTATTTCAACAAGCAGGAAGTGAACAGCATAAAATCTGCTTAAGCGATTAGATAAACAGATATGCGGCTACGGCCTGGGAGCTGCATTATATATGTAGATGTACCGACTTAATATTTACACATAGTCTAAGAAGTGATTATCTGCGGCAATATCCCGATACCCAATTGCTCTTTACTGGAAGGCGACAACTCATCTATTCTATCGTAAATCCAATCAACAAGCTTTGACCCATCCATTACAGATATGTTCTGTCTAGTAGCAAGTTCTAAAGTCTCATCAGCTACATTAGCTGTTGTGATAAGCCATTTATCAACATGCTCATCTTCCTCGATAGCAGCCAATTGGCGAATACCCCATCCATCAGTCACTCCGCGGTGATGCTTAACTTGTATGAATACTCTATTACTCGATACAGGGTCAGTTCGACTTGCTTCTATGTCGATATCAGAAATATCAGATGTCTTATTTTTTGCAGCTATATGCGCCGAATAACCTTCCAGTTCCATGAGTTCTTTTACCAACCTCTCTAAACCATAACCGCCGCTTGCCAGTGTGGTAGACCCATCTTTCAGTCTTGAAAGTAACGTCTCTTTAAAGTCAGCAACTTGCTTGTCCTTTTTCTGTTGGAAAATACTATCAAAACAAACTTGGTTGTTGTCTTTTAACTGAGTGATGTAGCCCTCTATTTCATCTGCAAATTCATTCAGTGAAGCGATAGTCATTCTTATTTTTAAACGGCTTTCCAATCGCTCAGATAGCTTCGCTCGAGGAATTTTTATCGGTTCACCATTTTTATCTTTGAAGTAGTCGACATTAATGCGATTTGCTCCATAGCCACCATTTTCATCATAAGATTTTCCTTCTCGTACTATTCCAATGACAATAGCTCTGTGTACAGGAATTACGACAATATCTCCGGGCCTAGAATGAAAAAATCGAGAAACTTGATTCTTTTGCCGACCAATATTGATCTTTTTATCTTCAACATATCTTATTAAATCTTCAAAGTTAGAGAAAGACGACATTTCAATGTTGGCCCACCCGTATCCAGCTAAATTTTTAGAAATTAAATCACTGGGGCTTCGAACTAAAATTATTTTATTCACACTTTCTCCTTAAAGTTTATGAAATCCTGTATACCGAATTCTAATGCCTGAATTACTAAAAGATTGACAGTCACCGTTAAACAGCGACAGAGAGGCCGACAATTATTCTTTGAGCAAGCTATAGCGACTTCAAGATTCGATTATAGTTGACTGTGGATGATTAGTTTGGACAGACACTCAATCTTTTTGATTAAGCGTCGATTTTGCGGCTCAGGGCTATCCATTGTGCACGATGACCGTGCATGGCACGGCTGATGGGAAATGAGCTGGTGACAAAGTGATGGGTTTTGACTTTGGCCAGGCGCTCAAACGAATAGTTCTGAGGCAGACCGGCGGCATGCAGGAAGCCGTTCAACATTCCCTGATGCTCGTTACTGCGAGTCTGAAATTGCGGGGACATTAGCAGGCCGTACCCTTTGAGGGCAAGTACCTGATTGGTTCGTCTGACTTTGGCAATCATGGCCACATTAATCAGAATCAGGCATAAAAAGCCAAATACGTTGGGCAATGTGGCAATAGCGCTCACCCGCGGATAAACACTGAGCTGCTGCGCATAGAGCTCATCAAAATTCTGATACGTGACCAGCGCCATAGCAGCCAGTAACAGCAAGCTGGTGATAATGACCGCGGTCAGAATTTTCAGTGCTTTGTCGCGCGCATAAATGGCTTCTTCTATATCGGAAGCGGGACGCTGATGAGAATGAGTATCTGGCATAACCGTTACATAATAAAAAACCGCTTAGCATGATAACATGATGCTAAGCGGTTTTTTCAAGCGCGGCTTAATAATCGTACTGTACGCTTAACATGTAGTTTCGCGGACGACTCGGAAAATAGCGGTCGCCAGAGAAGCTTGAGTAATCTGCCCGCTCAGCATAGCGCTCATCCAGCAGATTATTGACCCGGGCAAATACGGTCACCCCGTTGCCAAAGTCATAGGCGGTACGCAGGTTCAGTAAGTCATGGCCTTCATACTCGTGCAGATTTTCCGGATCCGTGTAGTAGTCATCCACATGTTGCCATTCCAGTGCTACCTGAGTGTGCGCATCTGGCAAAAAAGTCAGGCGTGTGTTGGTCTGAACCTTTGGCGCGGTGTCTACGTCGTTGCCATGAATGTTGATGTCATTAAGCACCTCATTATGCTCATAGGTATGACGGGCATAGGTACCGGCAAAGGCCAGCTGCCACTGGTCCGTCAGCGCGTAATCCAGGGACAGTTCTACACCCCGATGCCAGGTTTCGCCGTTACTGACATTGAAAAAGTCACTGTCACGGTAAATTACGTTGTCTTTACGCAGGCTGTAAACAGAAACCTGATAATCCAGTGCCTGCCAGTTACCTTTCACCCCGGTTTCCACGTTGGTGGCGGTGACAGAGACTAAGTCAGCGAGCTGCTGGTCACGCTGAAGACGATACAGCTCACTAGCCTGCGGCGCACGGTAGCCGCGTGAAACACTGGCATAGACCTGGGTTTGCGGACTGACTGCATAGCTTAGTGACGCTTTTGGACTCAGGTTAGAAAAACTGTTGTCGGTGCTGGCCGGACGGCTATAGCGGCATCCGCCAAAGCCACACTCGGTACCATCATCGCGGGTACGGCCATCCAGCAGATTGTTGGTATAGTCGTAATTCATATATTCGTAGCGGGCACCAAATTGCACCTGCCAGGGGCCATCAGCCCAGTTCAGGGCGGCGTACGGCGCGACCATTGTGGCATCCACTTCGTAGTCGTAATGCTGTCCCTGCGGAACAGTTTCAACCAGAAAGGCAGAACCGGTGGTGGGGCTGTCCTGATACTGGCGCAGGCTGCCCTGGGTAAATTCTACATCCAGGCCGGCATCCACTGACCAGTGGGTACTTAGCTGATGACGATACTGGGTTTGCACTCCGGCGCCTTGTTGCTCGTTTTGTTCAAGCGGCGTACCGGGCAAAAAGTGCATACGAAAATCCATGTCCTGATCGCGCACATACGGCGTCACGGATAATTGGTCGCCGTTGTTCAGCGTCATTTCAATCCGGCTCCAGATACGCAGTGCGGTGGCTTCGCGAAACGCCCCCGGGTCCTCGTTTGTCTGCGCCAGCGCTTCGTTTTTATAGCTTTCAAAACCGCTGATATACCCGGCAGTTTCCTGATCCAGATGGGTGTAAGTCAGGCCTGTGGTGATATCCACATCATCGCCGTTATACCGGTGACGCAGATTGACCTTCTCCTGATCAACGCCTTCTTCGTCACGGTAGCCGGTGTCGCGGGTAATACTGGCGTTAATACCAATCCCCGAGTTACCAAAATCCTTACCCTGACGCAGCTTGACCCGGTTATAGCCGTAGGACCCGTAATCATAACCCAGCATATGTACATCCCGGGTAGTGTCCGGGGTGATGACATTAATCACGCCATGAATGGCGTTTGAGCCATATAACACCGAAGCCGGACCTTTGAGTACTTCAATCCGCTGGGCCATTTCACTGTGTGCTTCAAACAACTCGTTGATATTACAGAAGCCGGCAGCCCGCAGTGGAATATTGTCTTCCGCCGCCAGAATGCCGCCGCACGCACCTGACCCTGTCAGTACCGGAGAGCGCAAAGCTGGCAGGTATTCCTGGCCATTGCCGCGCTGCACACCGGCACCGGCGACAAAGTTCAGCATTTCCTGAATGTGCTGAGAGCCGGTCAGAGCAATATCTTCCGGGCCGATGGTATCGACAATGATACCAGGCTGTGTGGTATCGCCGGCAATACGGGTGCTGGTTGTCACAACGTGCTCAATAGACTGGCTGTCTGCATCCGGGCTGTTGGATTGTGCGGCCTGGCTGATGGCCGGGGTGAACGTAGCGGCGATGGCTGAGGCTAAAAGCGACAAAGCGCGGACGTCGGTCATTGAATCTCCTGAAAAAGGCGGGTCATTAATTGGTGGTAAGCGAGCAATGGTAAGTACATAAGGCTGATAAATAAAGGTAATCGGGCTCACTCATGCGCGTGATGAGATATACGCCATCCCACCGCGGCAGGTTTACCGGTGGATATACCTACCAGCAGGCAGGGCGCTGATCAGATTGGCCTCAGGCCAGAATGACTCTGGCAGCCAGCCCCAGCAGTACAATGCCGGTCAGGCGGTCGAGCAGCAGCGCATGCTGCTTAATTTTACTGACCACCGAAGAGTGAGACAGGACCAGTGCGATAAAGGTGTACCAGAGACCGTCAAGCAAAAACGGAGTGGCAACAATGACCGCTTTGCCAGACAACGACTGGGCCAGATGAATAAACTGACTGAATAACGCCAGAAAAAACAGGGCGATTTTGGGGTTGAGCAAGGAAATCAGGACACCTTCCCGGGCACAGGTTGCCCATGAAGTACGATTGCCGGCTTTTAATGCTGCGGCCACTCCTTGTCTGGCGGTCAGCGCTGTCAGACCCAGCCAGGCCAGATAAGCCGCACCACCATAGGTAATAGCCGTAAACAGGCGGGGACTTTGCTGGAGCATCAACGCCAGTCCGGTCAGCGACAACAGCGCATATACAGCAAGGCCTGAGGCATGTGACCAGGCGGTGATGATACCGGCTCTGCGGCCATTGGCCAAAGTGTGTTTAGCGACTACAGCAAGGCTCGGGCCTGGTGACATTGCCCCAATTAAAGTGACGGTAAATAACGAAAACCATGCTGCCAGTGTCATACGATTCCAATTGGCTGAAAAAGAAAACGGTATCGTACGCGGAACGCTGAATGATTTGAAATCACATGTTTTCATGTGGGCTATGACTTTAAATCATTATTTACTGAATAGAATAATCACTATGCTGAAAAGCAAGCAGCATCTGCTCGCGGGCCCAGCGATGCGCCGGATCATTGTCATAACGCGGGTGCCAGACAATAAAATACTGGTTCAGACGAGTCTCAAAGGGCAATGGCTTGTAGGTGATTTGCCAGTGCCGGCTCAGATTATCTGCAATATGACGTGGCATCACCATCAGGTTATCGCTGCCTGACAGACGGTTTATCGCCGCAGTAAAAAACGGTACCTTCAACACCACTTTGCGCTGCATATTATGGCGTAACAGCCAGGCATCCGCTTCGATATCCTTGTCGCCGCCGCCGGTCACTTTGATATGTCCGTAAGCGGTAAACTGACTGATGCTCAGTGCCGCGTGACGGGCCAGCGGATGGCCCTGACGCATCACACATACGCTGTGATCCTCGCCAACTTTTAAATAGCTCAGTGTCTCGGGCGGCGAGACAAACATCGTGGAAGCCAGATGAATTCCGTTATCAGCCAGAGCATCCAGATACTGCTGTTGCCACAAGGTATAGTTAATCGACAGGCCGGGCGCCTGTTGTTGTAACCGGGCACTGATATCCGGCAGTACGTACTGGGCAATATAGTCGCTTGATGCAATTACCAGCTCATCCTGCCAGTCGGCAGGTACAAAAGGCACATCGGTGAACAAGTTATCACACTGGCGTAACAGCGTATCTAACTGAGGCTGTAATGCCTGAGCCCGGGGGGTAAGCACCAAACGGTTACCGTGGCGGACCAGTAACGGGTCGCCACACAATTCCCGGAGTTGCGCCAGTTGCCGGCTAACCGCGGACTGGGTCAGGTGAAGCCGCGCGGCGGCGCGACTGACATGGCGCTCCTGTAACAACATTTGCAACGAGCGCAATAAATTTAGATTTATCTGATTAAGCACAGCGACCAGTGAGTAAAAAGTCCGATGTCTCAGAATAACAGAGATTAACCAGATCGTGCTTGTTGGACACTGACTTAATTACTGCTGCTATACAGAGCATCTCAATCAAGGGAGGGCCGGAGAATCAGGCGGGTAATTGAAGTCACTGTAGCGGTTTTTATCTGACGGGGCAGGGAATAAGTCAGGGCGGACAATGCCGCCCTGTATCAGAATGTTCCGGTTATGAATTATGGAATAAACGGACCATCAAACGTATGGACAAATGAGGTTTCGGTATGTTTCTTGGTGACCATTTTCACAGTTGGCGTCAACGTACCGGCAAATTCACCGTTGACGTTATCCAGAAATGCCTCCACAAAACCACCTGGCATCGCATACCACGAGTAAGCCTGGGTATTATTTTCCGGCGGGTTAGCCAGTACCAGACCATGGCCATTGAGCGGCAGATAATCGCTCCGGATAGATGGACCTACAAAACCATACAAACCATCTACACCCACATCTTGTAACGCCGGAGCAAAGGTAAACTTATGGCTGATAGTCCATAAATAAACAAGGCCGCCAGAGAAGGTTGCATGTGGACGCTCAAGCTGCTGGTTTGTACAGTTGGCGTGCAGAATTGGCGGTAGCAGTTCAAACTCTGTCATACTGCCCTGTACTGACGACGCCAATCCGATATTACCATTGTAGTACTTAGCCTGAGGACTGACTGGCAGTTCGCCATCAGCGGCTGTAGCCACATCGGCAGTGCGATACGGTCCGGTATTAATCGGTCCGGTATTGTCGCTGTCATCCACCGCGCCACATTCTACTGTCTCACCAGGGCTGTTTCCTTCAAACAGCATGTACACCTGACCATCCTGAGGATTTTCAAATACCCACGGGTCGCGGAAACCGTAAATGATCGGACCGGCTGCAGACTGCTCAAGTGTCTGGTACATCTCACCATCAGCTTCGGCGATAATTTTGTGCTCGCTCCAGTCGCTAAAAGAAACACCGTTTGAGTCAGCCGAAATCGTTGCGCTGGCTACCACCAGTTTCTGCGTAAAGTATTCAGGGTCGTTCGGGCCTGCACCGTCACTGCCCGATGCCGTATAGTAAAAGTACACCTTGTCACCAATTAAGATGGTTGAGCCGGCCCATTCGCGAAGACCCGGTGGATCGACATCTTCAGGAAACACATCACCCTGATACTCCCAGCTCTCGCCATCACGAGAGACGGAGTAGCCGATTTCTGCTGTCCAGTGACGCTGAGGGAAGGCGAGGTCGCGATCCGCGGTGAGTGAAAAAATAACTTTATAACCTTTGTAATTAACGGTACGCGCATTCAGGTTAGTCATTGGCCAGGTATCCCAGATCCAGACTTCATCTGTGATAATTTCCGTTGGCATTTCATCTAATAAAGGCAATGTATTGTCGTCCGTGAGTGCAATGGTTGCTGCGTCCTGGCGCGTCCATGAATCAGTGTAGTCGGCCCATACAGGATAACTCGCTTGCTTTCTTGGGTTATCCGAAGAGGCTGCCTGAACCGAGCTTACTGCACCAAGGCCAAGCGCTACTGCGATTGATAAGGAAAGACTTCTCAGGGGACGTTTTTTTTTCATGCTTAATATTCCTGGTCTTTATTCTCAGAGCTACCGCCCATCGGTATGCCCTTAAAATTAAGGGCTGCAGCTGGTGTACCAGTTTGCTGTCAGGCTACTTTTTAAGTCAGTGAGTGATTGTTTACATTAGTATTAATGCATAAGTTCTAAATAACCCTTAATGACTTAAGATTAATCTGAAATGTTAAATATTTGTCATCTTTACTGTTCGAGTGGAAAGTTTTACAAACTTTGTCCACGGCTCATCATCGCTATAAACAGGTTTGGCGATACCGCTATAAGCAGATAAATAATCAGAGAAGCCGAACCTGAGGGCGTCTGTTAGTTGGCTATTAAATTGTTCGTGTACGCGGCAGCCGGATATTTTACGGCTGCATCACATGATAAAAGAGGCTTGCAGGTTTTTTACTTTGTACAAAATACAGTACAATAGCCCGTTTGTAAGTTGCCTGTGTGCCCGGGTCGGTTCATTCTGGAGCACGGTCTGAATATCTTGCCGTCACTGAAACGCAGGCATACTTAGCTCAATCTACAAATTTATTAAGACAATATAAGGTACTGGTTTTGGCTGTTACTCCCTCAAACCGAAAATTCTCTGTCGCCCCCATGCTGGATTGGACCGATCGGCATTGCCGCTATTTTCTGCGCCTGTTGTCTCAGCACAGCTTGTTGTACACCGAAATGGTCACTACCGGGGCACTGATTTTTGGTAAGGGTGATTATCTTGCCTATAACCAGGAAGAGCATCCTGTGGCGCTTCAGCTCGGTGGCAGCGATGCGGCCGATATGGCGCGCTGTGCTGTGATGGCGCAGGAGCGTGGTTATGATGAGGTGAACATCAATGTAGGCTGTCCCTCTGACCGGGTCAAAAACGGGAGCTTTGGTGCATGCCTGATGGCCCAGCCTGAGGTGGTGGCGGCATCGGTAAAAGCAATGCAGGCAGAAGTGGATATTCCGGTCACCGTAAAATGCCGTATAGGTATTGACGATATGGATGAGTACGAGGACTTTTCCCGGTTTATCGATATTGTGGCCGAGGCTGGCTGTGACACCTTTATAGTACATGCCCGCAAAGCCTGGCTGCAGGGCCTGAGTCCCAAAGAAAACCGCGAAGTCCCGCCGCTGAACTACCCCAGAGTGCATCAGCTCAAACAGGCGCGGCCTGAACTGAATATCAGTATTAACGGCGGTGTGAAAAGCCTGGACGATGTAGAACAGCAGTTGGCTCTGGTTGATGGTGTGATGGTTGGCCGGGAGGTTTACAGTAATCCTTACATCATGGCCGGGGTGGACCAGCGCATCTTTGGCAGTCAGGCTACAGTACCCACTCGTCGCGACATTGTCATCGCGATGCAGGCATATATTGAACGCCAGGAAGACCCCTGGTTTAAGCCGTGGCATGCTGCGCGCCATATTCTTGGGTTATATCAGGGGCAGGCCGGTGGCCGCATCTGGCGTCGTTATCTGAGTCAGAACGGTACGGGTAAAAACCCGGATCCAAACCTGCTGATGAATGCACTGGCTCAGGTGGAAGAGGCGCAGGCCAATGTCAATGCTTTTAACGAAAGCATAGCCTCAGAACAAGTGGCGAAATAGACTAAAGTATATTAGTCAAACTGACTAAATGTTGAACGCATTTAAAAGTCATATCTATATTCTAAAATGAATTAATTGAAAAAGAGTTTAATTATCAGCTTCTTAAGTGGTCTTAAGAAGCTGGCACAGCTTTCGCTATCCTAGGTTGTCTACACTTATTTAGTTACCTATACGACCTGAGGAACACACCATGAAAGCATCAACTATGTTTAATACAGCACTTATCTCTTCTGTTTTACTTGGCGGCTCAGCCATGGCGCAGCAAAGCAAAGTGGAAGATGTTGTAACCAATATGCTGGGGCAGTTAATGGCGTCGACGACGCTGGAAATTCAAATGGATGTGCAGGAAGCCATTGCTAATACGGTATACTTTTTTGAGCCTGAAAGCACACACTCACCACGTGGCAGTGTCTCGGTTAAAGATTTATCAGCGTCAAATAAAGCGGCAGATGCTGAACAGGACGATGAACAGGTTCAGTAAATTTCCCTCATTATTGTGATAGAGCAGCCTCCGGGCTGCTTTTTTTGTGCCTGTGATCAGCCTTTTTGCTGTGTGAATCTGACCACCATTACTGGTGTATCTCACCAATAAATGGTTTTTCCATAGTCTTAATAAAATGCCAAGAAGGGCGAAAACTTTAAAAAACAAGATAAAACAATGCATTAAAAAATTGGTACAGCCTTTGTAATGTGTATTGTGATGTGTAAGCCAAAGGTAGATACGCTATCTTGCTTCACGCTGATAACAGGAGATCACAATGAGTGTTTTTTCACGGGCCAGCGACATTATTCAGTCCAACCTGAACGCCATGCTGGATAAAGCAGAAAATCCGCAAAAGTTAACCCGCCAACTGATAAACGAAATGGAGGAGGCGGTTACCGAGGCGCGGGAGTTGTCGGCCACCATGATCAGTCAGAAAAAAGCATTAACCCGGGAGCTGAACTCGCTCACCCAGAAGATGGCGCGGTGGCAGCAAAAAGCGGGTATCGCACTGGATCAGCAGCGTGAAGATCTGGCCCGTGCCGCGTTACAGCAAAAACAGCAACTGGCACCACAGTACGAATCGCTGACTAGTCAGCTTAAGCAAACCGAAGCATCTATTGACAAACTGGATGAGCAGATTGGCCAGTTGAAATGCAATATCGGTCAGGCCCAAAAGAAAGTGCGCCCGACTCAGCCCAGTCCGGTGACCAGTGCAGACCAAAGCGCAGAGATTGTCAGTACTACTTGCCAACAACTCACTCGGTATGAATCTAAGCTGAAGCAGCTTGAAAGCCGTTATGACAACATAAATGAGGCGGGTAAGCAGAATACACTGCACGCGGAATTTGCCCGGCTTGAAGCTGATCAGAATATCGACATGCAATTAGCTGCTTTGAAACAGCAGCGTTCTGCCTAACGCCACATTACCAGGAGCAACAATTATGAAAACAGTGTCATCACATAAACGTATTCATCGGGATCTGGGGCGCTCTGTGATCAGCGGCGTGTGCGCCGGCGTTGCACGCTACTTCGCCATTGACCCGGTGTGGGTGCGAATTGCTGCTGTAATCAGTTTATTTATGGTGCCGGGAATATCCTTACTGGCTTACATTGCTGCGGTGATTGTCTTGCCAAGGAGTCTGGTATGAGGCAATTAATACTGGCTATCGTTATCACCGGACTACTGGTATATGGCGCTGGTAGTGCGGTAAATGACTGGTTTGGCTTTACTATTCATATCAGCGATCAGCTGCTTTCACCGGTCGAGAATATTCTGGTTTTTTTAGCAGTGGGAGTTGTGTTTGTTACTGTAGGCTTTATAGTGGCGATCAGCATGGTCGGAGCTGTCGCTATTGGATTGGTGGCTGCTTTTATCGCTTTACTGATGTTTGGTGTAAGTCTGGTCTGGCCGATTGTGCTGTTCGTGCTGGTTGTCTGGCTGCTGGCAAAGGGCCGACGTGAACATTATCAGCCCGGGGTACGTTAAAACCCAGCAAACCGAACCTACCTCAGAAACAACAATAAGGAACAAAACGTTGAGTATTAAAGAGCACTTAACCGTGAAACGAATTGGGGGCGTGGCCGTCCTTTTATTTATCATTTTCTGGTTGATTGGCTGGTACTGGAGTCTGTCTCCGGCCCCGTTTAATGTCAAAGAGCGGGTTGCCGCACAGGCGCAGGACAAATCTCATACTGATGTTCCCGGTTACACCCTGACCACTACTATGATTATGGTAACAGAAGAGCTGCTCAATAAGCCGGGCGGTTACCTGTCAAATGACCAAATGCCGCCGGGTCTGCTACTGGATAATATGCCGGCGTTTGAATTTGGGGTACTGGAGATGACCCGGGATCTGGCGCTGTCGATGCGTAAAGATTTTACCCGCTCTCAGTCCCAGTCTGTTGAGAATCCACGTATTGCCAAGGCGGTGCCGCAGTTCAATATGGACCATACCAACTGGGCTTTCCCGGCTGCCGAATCGAGCTATCAGAAAGGCGTTGATCTAATGTATGCCTATCGTCGGGAACTGGTTGATCCAA contains:
- a CDS encoding LysE family translocator, with translation MTLAAWFSLFTVTLIGAMSPGPSLAVVAKHTLANGRRAGIITAWSHASGLAVYALLSLTGLALMLQQSPRLFTAITYGGAAYLAWLGLTALTARQGVAAALKAGNRTSWATCAREGVLISLLNPKIALFFLALFSQFIHLAQSLSGKAVIVATPFLLDGLWYTFIALVLSHSSVVSKIKQHALLLDRLTGIVLLGLAARVILA
- a CDS encoding restriction endonuclease, yielding MNKIILVRSPSDLISKNLAGYGWANIEMSSFSNFEDLIRYVEDKKINIGRQKNQVSRFFHSRPGDIVVIPVHRAIVIGIVREGKSYDENGGYGANRINVDYFKDKNGEPIKIPRAKLSERLESRLKIRMTIASLNEFADEIEGYITQLKDNNQVCFDSIFQQKKDKQVADFKETLLSRLKDGSTTLASGGYGLERLVKELMELEGYSAHIAAKNKTSDISDIDIEASRTDPVSSNRVFIQVKHHRGVTDGWGIRQLAAIEEDEHVDKWLITTANVADETLELATRQNISVMDGSKLVDWIYDRIDELSPSSKEQLGIGILPQIITS
- a CDS encoding TonB-dependent receptor, yielding MTDVRALSLLASAIAATFTPAISQAAQSNSPDADSQSIEHVVTTSTRIAGDTTQPGIIVDTIGPEDIALTGSQHIQEMLNFVAGAGVQRGNGQEYLPALRSPVLTGSGACGGILAAEDNIPLRAAGFCNINELFEAHSEMAQRIEVLKGPASVLYGSNAIHGVINVITPDTTRDVHMLGYDYGSYGYNRVKLRQGKDFGNSGIGINASITRDTGYRDEEGVDQEKVNLRHRYNGDDVDITTGLTYTHLDQETAGYISGFESYKNEALAQTNEDPGAFREATALRIWSRIEMTLNNGDQLSVTPYVRDQDMDFRMHFLPGTPLEQNEQQGAGVQTQYRHQLSTHWSVDAGLDVEFTQGSLRQYQDSPTTGSAFLVETVPQGQHYDYEVDATMVAPYAALNWADGPWQVQFGARYEYMNYDYTNNLLDGRTRDDGTECGFGGCRYSRPASTDNSFSNLSPKASLSYAVSPQTQVYASVSRGYRAPQASELYRLQRDQQLADLVSVTATNVETGVKGNWQALDYQVSVYSLRKDNVIYRDSDFFNVSNGETWHRGVELSLDYALTDQWQLAFAGTYARHTYEHNEVLNDINIHGNDVDTAPKVQTNTRLTFLPDAHTQVALEWQHVDDYYTDPENLHEYEGHDLLNLRTAYDFGNGVTVFARVNNLLDERYAERADYSSFSGDRYFPSRPRNYMLSVQYDY
- a CDS encoding DUF192 domain-containing protein, with product MKSFSVLTATFAVSLLALSAWSCAQAPHQTLTFDEATIEMGGKAYQLEYANTQEQRAMGLMFREQMCADCGMLFKFEPAKQASMWMKNTFIPLDVAFIDRNGVITDIKPLNPQELKSVGASKVVTYALEMNRGWFAEHDIHVGDQIIVNP
- the lysC gene encoding lysine-sensitive aspartokinase 3, translated to MTKALTIAKFGGTSVATYEAMQNCARIVVGNEATRIVVVSASAGVTNHLVSLAHTPMTQEQIGDVCEAIKAIEYAILEKLQDKTAVEAKLNDLLAEIRELAYHEEILHRDDLKDQLLSMGERMSSLMFSQVVAEAGQSAINFDVRKVLRTDSEFGCAAPQLETISELAEQLLRPELAANIVVTQGFVGADDQGRTTTLGRGGSDFTAALLAEALRAQVCEIWTDVAGVYTTDPRIADKAHPLPELSFEEAAEMATFGAKVLHPATMEPALRQNVKVFVGSSKEPEKGGTWIMKDCENEPPYRAITRRKEQVMVTVKTPKMLYAQGFLQKVFSIIAKHKLSVDLVTTSEISVSFTLDNPANSVASRLNRETIAELETICDVKVEKGFDLVTVVGNHMQTAKGVSSKIFAAVSDYNLRMICFGANPHNMSLLVNEDNSAEIVQKLHHTLFE